From the Methanobacterium spitsbergense genome, one window contains:
- a CDS encoding exodeoxyribonuclease III — MDKIRIRSWNVNGIRAVHKKGFLEWFINEKPDILCLQETKATRKQFPKDLRVIDNYHLYNSEAEKKGYSGTATYSSIKPEKVQYGFGINRFDLEGRTIITDYGDFILFNIYFPNGKMSHERLQYKMEFYDVFLGYVDELKDEGRNIVVCGDVNTAHKEIDLAHPKENSKISGFLPEERAWMDKFFSHGYVDTFREFNKKPEQYTWWSYRTRARDRNVGWRLDYFFVNKEFMDNVESSYILYDVMGSDHCPIGLDITI; from the coding sequence ATGGATAAAATTAGGATTCGATCTTGGAATGTCAATGGTATTAGGGCAGTTCATAAAAAAGGGTTTTTGGAATGGTTTATTAACGAAAAACCAGACATTCTTTGCCTTCAAGAAACAAAAGCAACTAGAAAACAATTTCCTAAAGATTTAAGGGTTATTGATAATTATCATCTTTATAATTCCGAAGCAGAAAAGAAGGGATACAGTGGAACTGCAACATATTCATCTATCAAACCTGAAAAAGTACAATATGGTTTTGGAATTAACAGATTCGATCTTGAGGGAAGAACAATTATCACAGATTATGGGGATTTTATACTGTTCAACATCTATTTCCCTAACGGTAAGATGTCACATGAGAGGTTACAATACAAGATGGAATTCTACGATGTATTCCTAGGATATGTAGATGAGCTGAAGGATGAGGGAAGGAATATAGTTGTATGTGGAGATGTTAACACTGCACATAAAGAAATAGATCTGGCCCATCCAAAAGAAAACTCAAAAATTTCAGGATTTCTTCCTGAGGAAAGGGCTTGGATGGATAAATTTTTTAGTCATGGCTATGTGGACACTTTCAGAGAATTTAACAAGAAACCCGAACAATATACGTGGTGGAGTTACCGTACCAGGGCAAGGGATAGAAATGTCGGCTGGAGACTGGACTATTTCTTTGTAAACAAGGAATTTATGGATAATGTTGAGTCTTCATACATTTTATACGATGTAATGGGATCAGATCATTGCCCAATCGGTCTTGATATTACGATATAG
- a CDS encoding thiamine pyrophosphate-dependent enzyme, whose product MDPNIFDIDGADIAWCPGCGDFAILKTIKETLAEMEISPEELVFVSGIGQAGKLPHYLKANVFNGLHGRSLPVSTAIKAVNPELIVVNVSGDGCTYGEGGNHFIHNIRRNPDITNIVHNNMVYGLTKGQASPTSQRDFNTPLQIEGVTLEPFNPLAIAIALNASFVARAFSGDIKQTKEILKKAIKHKGYALIDIFQPCVTFNKVNTFQWFKNNTYYLDESHDHFDREEAFKKSIETEKYPLGIFYMNSDNKTFEENIVAYKTDKSPMYQRDLDIGKLKKLIDTKK is encoded by the coding sequence ATGGATCCTAATATATTTGATATAGACGGAGCAGACATTGCCTGGTGTCCGGGATGTGGAGATTTTGCAATTCTCAAGACAATAAAGGAAACACTTGCAGAAATGGAAATCAGCCCAGAAGAGCTGGTTTTTGTATCTGGAATTGGGCAGGCCGGTAAATTACCTCATTATCTTAAAGCAAATGTTTTTAATGGGCTTCATGGAAGATCTTTACCTGTATCCACAGCAATAAAAGCTGTTAATCCAGAACTTATTGTAGTTAATGTGAGTGGTGATGGTTGCACATATGGTGAAGGAGGTAACCACTTTATCCATAATATTAGACGTAATCCTGACATAACAAACATTGTTCACAACAACATGGTTTATGGTTTAACAAAAGGACAAGCATCCCCAACAAGTCAAAGAGATTTTAACACTCCTTTGCAGATTGAAGGCGTAACATTAGAACCCTTTAATCCACTGGCAATAGCAATAGCCCTAAATGCATCATTTGTTGCTCGGGCATTTAGTGGAGATATAAAACAAACTAAAGAAATTCTTAAAAAGGCAATAAAACATAAGGGATATGCTTTAATTGATATATTCCAACCATGTGTGACTTTCAACAAGGTTAACACATTTCAATGGTTTAAAAATAATACCTATTATTTAGATGAATCCCACGACCACTTTGATAGAGAGGAAGCATTCAAAAAGTCAATTGAAACAGAAAAATATCCTTTAGGCATATTCTATATGAATTCCGATAATAAAACATTTGAAGAGAACATAGTTGCCTATAAAACAGACAAATCACCCATGTACCAGAGGGATCTTGACATTGGTAAATTGAAGAAATTAATTGACACAAAAAAATGA
- a CDS encoding 4Fe-4S dicluster domain-containing protein, whose protein sequence is MSEKKDKKEPYPVINTLECKECERCILACRKGVLKISSSLNERGYHYVEYTGEGCTGCGDCYYTCPEPLAIEVHIPKRSKDKKKKKNEEENEWQHSSLKETQPL, encoded by the coding sequence ATGTCTGAAAAAAAGGATAAAAAGGAACCATATCCTGTAATAAACACTTTAGAGTGTAAAGAATGTGAGAGATGTATTTTAGCATGTAGAAAGGGAGTACTAAAGATAAGTAGTTCCCTGAATGAAAGAGGATATCATTATGTTGAATACACTGGTGAAGGATGTACAGGTTGTGGAGACTGTTATTACACCTGTCCAGAACCTTTAGCAATTGAAGTACATATACCTAAGAGATCTAAAGATAAAAAGAAGAAAAAAAATGAGGAGGAAAATGAATGGCAACACAGCTCATTAAAGGAAACACAGCCGTTGTAA
- a CDS encoding AMP-binding protein, protein MSSLLNKFVPKMEFDSYQDFEKNFKIEVPEKFNFAYDVVDEYAEKDPEKIAMVWCDDNSEKIFTFKEMKTYSDKAANLFKNYGIVKGDTVMLTLKSRYEFWFCLLALNKIGAIPIPATHMLKSKDIVYRIKSADIKMMVCIAEDQVPECVDKAEKAIGDRKLIKSVVGGKERPGWINFREELENTSEEFKRPTGKNSTSNEDASVVYFSSGTTGLPKMILHDFTYPLGHIITAKYWQNVVDNGLHYTVADTGWAKCLWGKIYGQWIAGSAVFVYDYDRFDAAQMLEKASKHGVTTFCAPPTIYRFLIKEDLSNYDFSTLKYAVTAGEPLNPEVYNKFYEFTGLRLMEGFGQTETVVSIANFPWMDPRPGSMGKPSPGYDMLLMDKHGKICDIGEEGELVVKTIDKKPPGLFGGYYKDKVKTDQAWHDGYYHTGDTAWKDEDGYLWFVGRNDDIIKSSGYRIGPFEVESAVISHPSVLECAITGVPHPVRGQVVKATIVLAKGYEPSEELKKEIQNHVKSVTAPYKYPRVIEFVDELPKTISGKIRRIDIREKDKEEQN, encoded by the coding sequence GACAATTCAGAAAAAATTTTTACATTCAAGGAAATGAAAACCTACAGTGATAAGGCTGCAAATCTTTTTAAAAACTATGGTATTGTCAAGGGCGATACAGTTATGCTTACATTAAAGAGCAGATATGAATTTTGGTTTTGTCTGCTGGCACTTAATAAGATAGGTGCAATACCTATCCCTGCAACGCATATGCTCAAGTCGAAGGATATTGTTTACAGAATTAAAAGTGCAGATATAAAGATGATGGTTTGTATAGCTGAGGACCAAGTTCCTGAATGTGTTGACAAGGCAGAAAAGGCTATTGGCGATAGAAAATTGATAAAATCAGTTGTTGGTGGGAAAGAGAGACCAGGATGGATAAATTTCAGGGAAGAACTTGAAAATACTTCAGAAGAATTTAAACGTCCCACAGGAAAAAATTCAACATCAAATGAAGATGCATCAGTTGTTTATTTCTCATCAGGAACAACAGGGCTTCCAAAAATGATACTCCACGATTTCACCTATCCGCTAGGGCATATAATAACCGCTAAGTACTGGCAGAATGTTGTTGATAATGGGCTTCATTACACAGTTGCAGACACTGGCTGGGCCAAATGTTTATGGGGAAAAATATATGGACAGTGGATAGCAGGAAGTGCAGTATTTGTTTATGATTATGACCGTTTCGACGCTGCTCAAATGCTTGAAAAAGCATCAAAACATGGTGTGACCACATTTTGTGCTCCTCCGACTATTTACAGGTTTCTAATCAAGGAAGACCTTTCAAACTATGATTTTTCAACCTTAAAATACGCAGTAACTGCGGGTGAACCATTAAATCCCGAAGTTTATAATAAATTCTATGAATTTACAGGTTTAAGATTAATGGAGGGATTTGGGCAAACAGAAACAGTGGTGAGTATAGCCAATTTCCCATGGATGGATCCTAGACCAGGTTCAATGGGAAAACCTTCCCCTGGATACGATATGCTGTTAATGGACAAACATGGTAAGATATGTGATATTGGTGAAGAGGGCGAACTAGTTGTTAAAACAATTGATAAAAAACCCCCTGGGCTCTTTGGAGGATATTATAAGGATAAAGTCAAAACTGACCAAGCATGGCACGATGGATATTATCATACAGGAGACACAGCTTGGAAAGATGAGGACGGATATTTATGGTTTGTTGGAAGGAATGATGATATCATTAAAAGTTCTGGTTACCGTATAGGTCCCTTTGAGGTTGAAAGTGCAGTTATATCTCATCCTTCAGTACTTGAATGTGCAATAACAGGTGTTCCACATCCTGTAAGGGGCCAAGTTGTTAAAGCTACCATTGTATTGGCCAAAGGTTATGAACCTTCTGAAGAGCTTAAGAAAGAAATTCAAAATCATGTAAAAAGTGTTACGGCTCCTTATAAATATCCTAGAGTAATTGAATTCGTTGATGAGCTTCCTAAAACTATAAGTGGAAAAATTAGACGTATAGACATAAGGGAAAAGGACAAAGAGGAACAAAATTAA
- the gatD gene encoding Glu-tRNA(Gln) amidotransferase subunit GatD, with the protein MGYKGSSQKFLELSGISIGDIIKITKNNVSYQGILLDRAEDPDDKHIVLKLDSGYNIGIDVVGALAELVTKGDKPNLELPPLDMGKDVDKPDISIVSTGGTVASVVDYKTGAVHPAFTADDLIRANPELLVHANINGEAILNILSENMKPEYWAKTARSVADEINNGADGIVVAHGTDTMHYTSAALNFMLDTPVPVVVTGAQRSSDRPSSDAFMNLISSVVAAKSDIAEVTLCMHAEEDDSYCLLHRGTKVRKMHTTRRDTFRSINTLPIAKIEKGKLKLVDKNSNYKKRSNENVQLHDDLEEKVALIKSYPGIEADIIDYHIDKGYKGIVLEGTGLGHCPENLLPSLERAKDSDIPVVMTSQCLYGLVNMNVYSTGRKIVSAGVISVFDMIPETTYVKLVWALGQTENIEEVKKIMQTNIAGEIGEKSSEKYFLN; encoded by the coding sequence ATGGGTTATAAAGGATCTTCACAGAAATTTTTGGAATTATCAGGCATATCCATAGGGGATATTATTAAAATTACAAAAAACAATGTTTCTTACCAGGGAATTCTACTTGATAGAGCGGAAGATCCTGATGATAAACACATAGTTTTAAAACTAGATAGCGGTTACAACATAGGGATAGATGTTGTGGGAGCATTGGCAGAATTAGTAACAAAAGGAGATAAGCCCAATTTAGAACTTCCACCTTTAGATATGGGGAAAGATGTAGATAAACCAGATATATCAATAGTATCCACGGGAGGAACTGTCGCATCTGTTGTTGATTATAAAACAGGTGCAGTTCATCCTGCTTTTACAGCAGATGATCTTATTAGGGCAAATCCAGAATTACTTGTCCACGCTAATATAAATGGTGAAGCAATTCTCAATATTCTGAGTGAAAATATGAAACCCGAGTATTGGGCAAAAACTGCAAGATCAGTAGCTGATGAAATTAATAACGGAGCCGATGGGATTGTTGTAGCACATGGTACAGATACAATGCACTACACATCTGCAGCTCTGAACTTCATGTTAGATACACCTGTACCTGTTGTTGTGACAGGTGCTCAGAGAAGTTCCGACAGACCCTCTTCAGATGCATTTATGAACTTGATAAGTTCGGTGGTAGCTGCAAAATCTGATATAGCCGAAGTAACACTTTGTATGCATGCAGAAGAAGATGATTCATATTGTTTACTTCACCGTGGAACAAAGGTCAGAAAAATGCATACAACTCGCAGAGACACCTTCAGAAGTATAAACACCCTTCCAATTGCTAAAATTGAAAAAGGTAAATTAAAACTAGTTGATAAAAATTCAAATTATAAAAAGAGAAGCAACGAAAATGTACAGCTTCATGATGATCTCGAAGAGAAAGTTGCTTTAATTAAGAGCTATCCTGGAATTGAGGCAGACATAATTGATTATCACATTGACAAGGGGTACAAGGGAATTGTTCTTGAGGGTACAGGATTGGGACATTGTCCTGAAAATTTACTGCCATCGCTTGAAAGGGCAAAAGATTCTGATATTCCAGTTGTTATGACTTCACAATGTTTATATGGTCTGGTTAATATGAATGTGTATAGTACGGGTAGAAAAATTGTTTCTGCTGGTGTGATTTCTGTTTTTGACATGATTCCTGAGACAACATATGTTAAATTAGTTTGGGCTCTGGGTCAAACCGAAAATATTGAAGAAGTCAAAAAAATCATGCAAACCAATATAGCAGGGGAGATAGGGGAAAAATCATCAGAAAAATACTTTTTGAACTGA
- a CDS encoding 2-oxoacid:acceptor oxidoreductase subunit alpha, which produces MSIDSSRKDVSIVLCGEAGQGIQTVENILVKAIKKSGYNVFSTKEYMSRVRGGENSTEIRVSSKRVISYVDRIDILLSLSKGAVPHLENRIKSDTLIIGDEKTLESLSTENYNLLKVPLMEIAKKMGGSIFSNVIAAGIIACVLNIPKSIFENCIEDIFARKGQEIVKKDTDASVNGYEIGKKIVDSGRINLQIERDPQVLEELLLDGTEAVGLGCIAGGCKFMSSYPMTPSTPLQVFMAVNSEEFDMIFEQAEDEIAAINMAIGGFYAGARSMVATSGSGFALMEEAVGLSGMIEIPVVIYLAQRPGPAVGLPTRTSQEDLNLALYSGPGEFPRIIFAPGNLEDAFFLSQKAFNLADHYQIPVFILSDQYFADIFYNQPIFDLEGLEIENHIIKTKSDYKRYEITASGISPRGIPGYGEGLVVVDSDEHDEEGHLTEDLDLRTEMIDKRLRKLNEIQKEIIPPDLLGGSNYKILVIGWGSTYGSIKEALDNLENEDISFLYFKQIYPLDPSIKNLLNNAEKTIIFENNAQGQFADLIKLKIGFEIEKNVLKYNGMPFSVEEVETSLKDFIGG; this is translated from the coding sequence ATGTCAATAGATTCATCAAGAAAGGACGTTAGTATTGTTCTTTGCGGAGAAGCGGGTCAAGGTATTCAAACTGTAGAAAATATACTTGTAAAAGCAATTAAAAAGAGTGGATACAATGTTTTTTCAACCAAAGAATACATGTCACGTGTTAGGGGTGGCGAAAATTCCACAGAGATCAGAGTATCATCAAAGAGAGTAATTTCCTATGTTGATAGAATTGATATTTTGCTATCGTTAAGTAAGGGAGCGGTTCCACATCTAGAAAACCGTATAAAATCTGATACACTCATAATTGGGGATGAAAAAACATTAGAATCCCTTTCTACAGAAAATTACAACTTACTTAAAGTGCCTTTAATGGAAATAGCTAAAAAAATGGGTGGATCAATTTTTTCAAATGTAATAGCTGCAGGGATAATAGCTTGCGTTCTAAACATACCTAAATCAATATTTGAAAATTGTATCGAAGATATTTTTGCACGTAAAGGTCAGGAGATTGTTAAAAAAGATACAGATGCAAGTGTGAATGGATATGAAATTGGCAAGAAAATAGTTGATTCTGGAAGAATTAACTTACAGATTGAAAGGGATCCCCAAGTTTTAGAAGAACTACTTCTAGATGGAACAGAAGCAGTGGGATTGGGATGTATAGCGGGTGGCTGTAAATTTATGTCTTCCTATCCTATGACTCCATCCACACCTCTCCAAGTATTTATGGCTGTCAATTCAGAGGAATTTGACATGATCTTTGAGCAGGCAGAAGATGAGATTGCTGCAATTAACATGGCAATAGGCGGATTCTATGCAGGTGCTAGATCAATGGTTGCTACTTCAGGAAGTGGATTTGCACTTATGGAGGAAGCAGTAGGTCTTTCGGGAATGATTGAAATACCAGTGGTAATATATTTGGCTCAAAGACCAGGACCGGCAGTTGGTCTACCAACAAGGACATCACAGGAAGATCTGAACCTTGCACTATATTCAGGTCCTGGAGAATTTCCAAGAATAATATTTGCACCGGGTAATCTTGAAGATGCGTTTTTCCTTTCTCAAAAAGCATTTAACCTTGCTGATCATTACCAGATACCAGTATTCATACTTTCAGACCAATATTTTGCAGATATATTCTACAACCAACCAATATTCGATCTAGAGGGTCTTGAAATTGAAAATCACATAATAAAAACCAAATCAGATTATAAACGATACGAAATAACAGCCAGTGGAATATCTCCAAGAGGAATTCCCGGATATGGCGAAGGATTGGTTGTTGTAGATTCTGATGAGCACGATGAGGAGGGACATCTTACAGAGGATCTTGATCTCAGGACTGAGATGATTGACAAGAGACTAAGAAAATTAAATGAAATACAGAAGGAGATAATACCTCCAGATTTGTTAGGGGGTTCAAATTATAAAATTTTGGTAATAGGATGGGGATCAACCTACGGCTCAATAAAAGAAGCTTTGGATAATCTTGAAAATGAAGATATTAGCTTTTTATATTTTAAACAAATCTACCCATTAGATCCATCAATAAAAAACCTCCTTAACAATGCAGAAAAAACCATAATATTTGAAAATAATGCTCAGGGACAATTTGCAGATTTAATCAAACTTAAAATTGGATTTGAAATAGAAAAAAATGTTTTGAAGTATAATGGTATGCCATTTTCAGTGGAAGAAGTTGAAACGAGTCTCAAAGATTTTATAGGAGGATAA
- a CDS encoding 3-methyl-2-oxobutanoate dehydrogenase subunit VorB — MATQLIKGNTAVVIGAMYAGCDCYFGYPITPATEVLHEASKYFPMTGRKFVQAESEEAAINMVYGASAAGHRVMTASSGPGISLKQEGMSFLAGAELPCVLVDIMRAGPGLGNIGPEQADYTQLVKGGGHGNYRNIVLAPNSVQEMCDFTIKAFELADKYRNPVVVLADGVLGQMVEPLQFPENALKPSIDTSWAVCGNKETKNNLVTSIFLDFDQLEDFNFNLQNKYGIIKENEVEFEEFAMEDAEIILVAYGISSRIARSAVEQARKHGIKVGLFRPKTLFPFPEKALKKIAEERECKFISIEMSNGQMMEDIILAIGCSRPVELINRMGGNLVDVENITKKVIEIAGGK; from the coding sequence ATGGCAACACAGCTCATTAAAGGAAACACAGCCGTTGTAATAGGGGCCATGTATGCAGGATGCGATTGTTACTTTGGATATCCAATTACCCCAGCCACAGAAGTCCTCCATGAAGCATCCAAATATTTTCCTATGACTGGAAGAAAATTTGTTCAAGCCGAATCAGAAGAAGCAGCTATAAACATGGTTTATGGTGCATCGGCAGCAGGTCACAGGGTTATGACAGCATCATCAGGTCCGGGTATAAGCCTTAAACAGGAAGGAATGTCTTTTCTAGCAGGAGCCGAATTACCATGTGTTCTTGTAGATATAATGCGGGCAGGACCAGGTTTGGGTAATATTGGGCCGGAACAAGCAGATTATACACAGCTTGTGAAGGGTGGTGGACATGGTAACTATAGAAACATAGTTTTAGCACCTAACTCTGTTCAAGAAATGTGTGATTTTACAATTAAAGCATTTGAACTTGCAGATAAATACAGAAACCCCGTAGTTGTACTGGCAGATGGAGTATTGGGTCAAATGGTTGAGCCTTTACAATTCCCTGAAAATGCGTTGAAACCCTCTATAGACACATCATGGGCTGTTTGCGGGAATAAAGAAACAAAAAATAATTTAGTTACATCTATATTCCTAGATTTTGACCAGCTTGAAGATTTTAACTTCAATTTACAGAATAAATATGGAATTATAAAGGAAAATGAAGTTGAATTTGAAGAATTTGCAATGGAAGATGCTGAAATAATTCTGGTTGCATATGGGATAAGCAGTAGAATAGCTAGATCAGCTGTTGAACAGGCAAGGAAACATGGGATAAAAGTTGGATTATTCAGACCAAAAACACTCTTTCCATTTCCTGAAAAGGCTCTAAAAAAGATAGCAGAAGAAAGGGAATGCAAATTCATATCTATTGAAATGAGCAACGGGCAGATGATGGAAGACATAATCTTGGCAATAGGTTGCAGTAGACCAGTAGAATTAATCAATAGAATGGGCGGAAATCTTGTGGATGTAGAAAATATAACCAAAAAGGTAATAGAAATTGCTGGAGGTAAATAA
- a CDS encoding 2-oxoacid:acceptor oxidoreductase family protein has translation MSNKIEDPTEKILRKPKSILDEFPRKGGSAPTATHYCPGCGHGILHKLIGEAVDELNIQDRMVMTSPVGCAVFAYYYFDCGHVQVAHGRAPAVGTGISRAEDNAIVILYQGDGDLASIGLNETIQAANRGEKMAVFFINNTVYGMTGGQMAPTTLVGEVTVTCQEGRDPRFTGYPLHMSELLNNLKAPVFIERVSLSDPSHIRKAKKAVKKALEIQRDGKGYAFVELLSPCPTNLRQDAEGAEKFLNEKMEVEFPLVNFRDRTSEVEPLCRGESDFSKELLDNIFEVDSGSSMEPLDDPDFETKVIKISGFGGQGVLSMGLIIARAACKARRYVSWYPSYGPEQRGGTSNCTVIISGEIIGSPAVHNPDILVALNKPSLEEFAPRVKNGGTILYDSKIGEFITQENIRVIGVPAMKIAKEKGVGKAANTAMLGVLMAISKELSEEVFKDAVKQAFAKKPKLIPVNLDILESGSKWAHKNLEIDK, from the coding sequence ATGTCAAACAAGATTGAAGATCCCACAGAAAAGATTTTAAGAAAACCAAAATCTATTCTCGATGAATTTCCCCGTAAAGGTGGAAGTGCACCTACAGCAACTCATTATTGTCCGGGATGCGGACATGGAATTCTTCACAAACTTATTGGAGAGGCAGTTGACGAGTTAAATATTCAGGATAGAATGGTAATGACTAGTCCTGTGGGATGTGCTGTTTTTGCCTATTACTACTTTGATTGTGGCCATGTACAAGTTGCACATGGAAGGGCACCTGCAGTTGGAACAGGAATATCACGAGCAGAAGACAATGCAATTGTGATACTGTATCAAGGAGACGGGGATCTTGCTTCAATAGGATTAAATGAAACTATTCAAGCTGCCAATCGTGGAGAAAAAATGGCTGTTTTCTTTATAAATAATACAGTGTATGGAATGACTGGCGGTCAAATGGCACCTACAACACTTGTTGGTGAAGTCACAGTAACCTGTCAAGAAGGAAGAGACCCTAGATTCACAGGATACCCACTGCACATGAGTGAACTTTTAAACAACCTCAAAGCACCTGTTTTCATTGAAAGGGTTTCACTTTCAGATCCTTCACACATAAGAAAAGCTAAAAAGGCTGTTAAAAAAGCACTTGAAATTCAGAGAGATGGCAAGGGTTATGCATTTGTTGAACTTTTATCACCTTGCCCAACCAATCTAAGACAAGATGCAGAGGGTGCAGAAAAATTTTTGAATGAAAAAATGGAGGTCGAATTTCCATTAGTTAATTTCAGGGATAGAACATCCGAGGTTGAACCTTTATGTAGAGGTGAAAGTGATTTTTCAAAGGAATTACTAGATAATATATTTGAAGTTGATAGTGGAAGTTCAATGGAACCATTAGATGATCCTGACTTTGAAACAAAGGTTATCAAAATATCAGGATTTGGAGGACAGGGTGTTTTAAGTATGGGCCTCATAATTGCCCGAGCTGCGTGCAAAGCACGCCGTTATGTTTCATGGTATCCTTCATATGGTCCAGAACAGCGAGGAGGAACATCAAACTGCACAGTAATAATATCTGGGGAAATAATTGGTTCTCCAGCAGTGCACAATCCTGATATACTGGTAGCACTTAATAAACCTTCTCTAGAAGAATTTGCACCAAGGGTTAAAAATGGTGGTACCATACTCTATGATTCGAAAATTGGAGAATTCATTACTCAAGAAAATATCAGGGTTATTGGAGTTCCTGCAATGAAAATAGCTAAGGAAAAAGGAGTTGGAAAGGCTGCTAATACTGCGATGCTGGGTGTTTTAATGGCGATTTCAAAGGAACTTTCTGAGGAAGTTTTCAAGGATGCTGTAAAACAGGCTTTTGCAAAAAAACCTAAACTAATTCCTGTTAATCTGGATATATTGGAATCAGGTTCAAAATGGGCTCATAAAAATTTAGAAATTGATAAATAG